A portion of the Brevundimonas pondensis genome contains these proteins:
- the topA gene encoding type I DNA topoisomerase, producing MNLVIVESPAKAKTINKYLGSGYEVLASYGHIRDLPSKDGSVLPDEDFAMQWEVDAKASKRLSEIAEAAKRADRVILATDPDREGEAISWHVLEVLNKKKALKDTEVQRVTFNAITKAAVLEAMANPRQLDMELVEAYLARRALDYLVGFNLSPVLWRKLPGARSAGRVQSVALRIVVDREMEIEKFKAQEYWSVEADLVADSPPFTTRLVKHAGKRIQRLDIPTQDMAFAARDAIKAGDFTIKSVEKKPAKRSPAPPFTTSTLQQEASRKLGFTAQRTMQAAQKLYEGVDDTGGLITYMRTDGLFVSPEGIAQAREVIADRFGPAYVPAEPRYYKTKAKNAQEAHEAIRPTNIARHPDSLRLEGDLQRLYELIWKRMVASQMESARLDRTTVEIETPDGQTGLRATGQVVAFDGFIAAYEEGRDEKQKGAEDDEDEGGRLPALKEGAKAKVEAVRTDQHFTEPPPRFSEATLVKKLEELGIGRPSTYASILTTLRDREYVRMDKNRFYPEDKGRLVTAFLEQFFTRWVEYDFTAALETQLDEVSAGELDWKALLRSFWTDFHAATQAAGELRTTAILDHLNDALGAHIFPDKGDGSDPRECPLCHQGQLSLKTSRFGAFIGCSRYPDCKYTRPVASPDGAEGGADGGDRELGVDPATGQPVQLKIGRFGPYVETTPPGEEKPKRSSLPKGWSPASLTLEQALRLLALPREVGPHPEDGKMITAGLGRYGPFVLHAGTYANVSDIDEVFEVGINRAVALLAEKRAGRPGRGSATAPLKELGAHPDDEAPIQVMAGRFGPYVKWGKVNATLPKGVTPEDLTLEAALPLLAAKAGAAPKKKAAAAKKPAAKKAPAKTAAEKKPAAAKKPAAKKPTTKKTAPKKAAEAD from the coding sequence ATGAATCTCGTCATCGTCGAGAGCCCCGCCAAGGCCAAGACCATCAATAAATACCTGGGCTCCGGCTACGAGGTGCTGGCTTCCTACGGCCATATCCGCGACCTGCCGTCGAAGGATGGCTCGGTCCTGCCCGACGAAGATTTCGCCATGCAGTGGGAAGTCGACGCCAAGGCCTCCAAGCGCCTGTCCGAGATCGCCGAGGCGGCCAAGCGCGCCGACCGCGTCATCCTCGCGACCGACCCCGACCGCGAGGGAGAGGCGATCAGCTGGCACGTTCTGGAAGTCCTGAACAAGAAGAAGGCGCTGAAGGACACCGAGGTCCAACGCGTCACCTTCAACGCCATCACCAAGGCCGCCGTCTTGGAGGCCATGGCCAATCCGCGTCAGTTGGATATGGAGCTGGTCGAGGCTTATCTGGCCCGTCGCGCGCTGGATTATCTGGTGGGCTTCAACCTCTCGCCCGTCCTGTGGCGCAAGCTGCCCGGCGCCCGTTCGGCGGGCCGGGTGCAGTCGGTCGCCCTGCGCATCGTCGTCGATCGCGAGATGGAGATCGAGAAGTTCAAGGCTCAGGAATACTGGTCGGTCGAGGCTGATCTGGTGGCCGACAGCCCGCCCTTCACCACCCGTCTGGTCAAGCACGCCGGCAAGCGCATCCAGCGCCTGGACATCCCTACCCAGGACATGGCCTTCGCCGCCCGCGACGCCATCAAGGCCGGCGACTTCACCATCAAGTCGGTCGAGAAGAAGCCGGCCAAGCGCTCGCCCGCTCCGCCCTTCACCACCTCGACCCTGCAGCAGGAAGCCTCGCGCAAGCTGGGCTTCACCGCCCAGCGCACCATGCAGGCGGCGCAGAAGCTGTATGAGGGTGTCGACGACACCGGCGGCCTGATCACCTACATGCGTACCGACGGCCTGTTCGTCAGCCCCGAAGGCATCGCCCAGGCGCGCGAGGTCATCGCCGACCGCTTCGGCCCCGCCTACGTCCCGGCCGAGCCGCGCTACTACAAGACCAAGGCCAAGAACGCTCAGGAAGCGCACGAAGCCATCCGCCCGACCAACATCGCGCGCCACCCCGACAGCTTGCGCCTCGAAGGCGACCTGCAACGCCTCTACGAACTGATCTGGAAGCGCATGGTCGCCTCGCAGATGGAGAGCGCGCGTCTGGACCGCACCACGGTCGAGATCGAGACCCCCGACGGCCAGACCGGCCTTCGCGCCACGGGTCAGGTCGTCGCCTTCGACGGCTTCATCGCCGCCTATGAAGAAGGCCGCGACGAGAAGCAGAAGGGGGCCGAGGATGACGAGGACGAAGGCGGCCGCCTGCCCGCGCTGAAGGAAGGCGCCAAGGCCAAGGTCGAGGCCGTGCGCACCGACCAGCACTTCACCGAGCCGCCGCCGCGCTTCTCGGAAGCTACCCTGGTCAAGAAGCTGGAAGAGCTGGGCATCGGCCGCCCCTCAACCTACGCCTCGATCCTGACGACCCTGCGCGACCGCGAATACGTCCGCATGGACAAGAACCGCTTCTATCCGGAAGACAAGGGACGGCTGGTCACGGCCTTCCTGGAGCAGTTCTTCACCCGCTGGGTCGAATACGACTTCACCGCCGCGCTGGAGACCCAGCTGGACGAGGTTTCGGCTGGCGAGCTGGACTGGAAGGCGCTGCTGCGCAGCTTCTGGACCGATTTTCATGCCGCGACCCAAGCTGCGGGCGAGCTTCGCACCACGGCCATCCTGGATCACCTGAACGACGCCCTCGGCGCGCACATCTTCCCGGACAAGGGCGATGGTTCGGACCCGCGCGAATGTCCCCTGTGCCATCAAGGCCAGCTCAGCCTGAAGACCAGCCGCTTCGGCGCCTTCATCGGCTGCTCGCGCTATCCCGACTGCAAATACACCCGCCCCGTGGCCTCGCCTGACGGCGCCGAAGGGGGCGCGGACGGCGGCGATCGGGAGCTGGGCGTCGATCCGGCGACCGGTCAGCCGGTGCAGCTGAAGATCGGTCGTTTCGGCCCCTATGTCGAAACCACCCCGCCGGGCGAGGAAAAGCCCAAGCGCTCGTCCCTGCCCAAGGGTTGGAGCCCCGCGTCCCTGACGCTGGAACAGGCCCTGCGCCTGCTGGCTCTGCCGCGCGAAGTCGGTCCTCACCCCGAGGACGGCAAGATGATCACGGCGGGTCTGGGTCGTTACGGCCCGTTCGTCCTGCACGCCGGCACCTACGCCAACGTCTCGGACATCGACGAGGTCTTCGAAGTCGGCATCAACCGCGCCGTCGCCCTGCTGGCTGAAAAGCGCGCCGGCCGTCCCGGTCGCGGTTCGGCCACGGCCCCGCTCAAGGAACTGGGCGCCCACCCGGACGACGAGGCCCCGATTCAGGTCATGGCCGGTCGCTTCGGCCCCTATGTCAAATGGGGCAAGGTCAACGCCACCCTGCCCAAGGGGGTGACGCCCGAGGATCTGACGCTGGAAGCCGCCCTGCCCCTGCTGGCCGCCAAGGCCGGCGCGGCGCCGAAGAAGAAGGCGGCTGCGGCCAAGAAGCCCGCGGCGAAGAAGGCTCCGGCCAAGACCGCCGCCGAGAAGAAGCCCGCGGCGGCGAAAAAGCCCGCTGCCAAGAAGCCGACGACAAAGAAGACCGCCCCCAAGAAGGCGGCTGAAGCCGACTAG